One Gordonia sp. SID5947 genomic region harbors:
- a CDS encoding SDR family oxidoreductase, with translation MTGKSAHHAADMFGLDGRVAIVTGASSGLGAAVAEALASAGARVAVVARRRDRLIELAERIDGAAIACDLSDLDRVGDVVPEVAEVLGPPEIVVNAAGSMFTEERAESEPVDAIRQTMSLNLMAPFLLAQSVFPHMRAVGRGSVVNISSISGRVGIPGIPQASYAASKAGLSGLTAELAVQWARHSIRVNTVAPGFFRSEITGPLYESERAADYLRRNTPLPMQGSPADIIGAVLWLAGDAAAYVTGQTIVVDGGWTAR, from the coding sequence GTGACGGGGAAGTCCGCGCATCACGCGGCCGACATGTTCGGCCTCGACGGCCGCGTGGCGATCGTGACCGGGGCATCGTCGGGACTCGGTGCGGCCGTCGCCGAGGCGCTGGCATCGGCCGGGGCCCGCGTCGCGGTGGTCGCCCGTCGTCGTGACCGGCTGATCGAGTTGGCCGAACGGATCGACGGCGCGGCGATCGCATGCGATCTCTCCGACCTCGACCGGGTCGGCGACGTGGTGCCGGAGGTCGCCGAGGTCCTCGGTCCCCCGGAGATAGTCGTCAACGCCGCGGGCAGCATGTTCACCGAGGAAAGGGCGGAGTCCGAACCCGTCGACGCGATCCGACAGACCATGAGTTTGAACCTGATGGCTCCGTTCCTGTTGGCGCAGAGCGTCTTTCCACACATGCGTGCGGTCGGTCGCGGCTCGGTCGTGAACATCTCGTCGATCAGCGGGCGGGTCGGCATCCCCGGTATCCCACAAGCGTCCTACGCGGCGAGCAAGGCCGGCCTGTCCGGATTGACCGCCGAATTGGCCGTCCAATGGGCGCGACATTCGATTCGGGTGAACACGGTGGCGCCGGGCTTCTTCCGCAGCGAGATCACCGGTCCGCTGTACGAGAGCGAACGCGCCGCCGACTACTTGCGACGCAACACTCCGTTGCCCATGCAGGGCAGTCCCGCCGACATCATCGGAGCGGTGCTCTGGCTGGCCGGAGATGCGGCAGCATATGTGACGGGACAGACCATCGTCGTCGACGGTGGCTGGACCGCACGCTGA
- a CDS encoding MDR family oxidoreductase has translation MQKFSAVVIEKNESGQSVSVQSLEESELPHGDVQIQVDYSSLNYKDALAITGSSPIVRTFPMVPGIDLAGTVVESSHPDWSSGDRAVLNGWGVGEKHWGGFAQRARIQGDWLIPLPSEFTSHQAMAIGTAGYTASLCVQALLDGGVRPDQGEVLVTGATGGVGSVAIALLTKAGFSVAASTGKNSEAPYLEQLGATTIVDRAELSEKGKPLQKERWAGVVDSVGSHTLVNACAQARYGGAVAACGLAQGMDFPASVAPFILRGVSLLGIDSVMAPKERRITAWERLARDLNPEALESIAHEVSLADSITAAGQLMDGTVRGRIVVDVNR, from the coding sequence TTGCAGAAGTTTTCGGCTGTTGTCATCGAGAAGAACGAGTCCGGTCAGTCGGTCTCGGTCCAGAGCCTCGAGGAGTCCGAACTCCCCCACGGCGACGTGCAGATCCAGGTGGACTATTCGTCGCTGAATTACAAAGACGCGCTTGCCATCACCGGTAGTTCACCGATCGTCCGCACCTTCCCGATGGTGCCCGGCATCGACCTCGCCGGCACCGTCGTCGAGAGCTCGCACCCCGACTGGTCGTCGGGCGATCGCGCAGTGCTCAACGGGTGGGGTGTCGGCGAGAAGCATTGGGGCGGCTTCGCCCAGCGTGCCCGCATCCAGGGCGACTGGCTCATACCGCTGCCCTCTGAGTTCACCTCTCATCAGGCGATGGCCATCGGTACCGCCGGGTACACCGCGAGCCTCTGCGTCCAAGCACTACTCGACGGAGGTGTCCGGCCCGATCAGGGCGAGGTTCTCGTCACGGGGGCCACCGGTGGGGTGGGGAGCGTGGCGATCGCGCTGCTGACGAAGGCCGGATTCTCGGTCGCCGCGTCCACCGGGAAGAACTCCGAGGCCCCCTACCTCGAGCAACTGGGCGCCACCACGATCGTCGATCGAGCCGAGCTCTCCGAGAAGGGCAAGCCGCTGCAGAAGGAGCGCTGGGCAGGCGTGGTCGACTCCGTCGGCAGCCACACACTGGTCAACGCCTGTGCGCAGGCCCGATACGGCGGAGCGGTCGCGGCCTGCGGCCTCGCCCAGGGCATGGACTTCCCGGCGTCGGTCGCGCCGTTCATCTTGCGCGGTGTTTCCCTGCTCGGAATCGACAGCGTGATGGCGCCCAAGGAGCGCCGGATCACCGCATGGGAGCGGCTCGCCCGCGACCTGAATCCCGAAGCCCTGGAGTCCATCGCGCACGAGGTGTCACTCGCGGACTCGATCACGGCGGCAGGACAACTCATGGACGGCACGGTGCGCGGCCGAATCGTCGTCGACGTCAATCGATAG
- a CDS encoding MaoC family dehydratase N-terminal domain-containing protein translates to MSSTTEPTTETTGLDLSDVDHRVGKPIGGGQLWDPCSTSDIRRWAMAMDNPNPIHWNEEFARQSRYGGLIAPQSIAVALDYGHGAAPACVGHIPNSHLIFGGEEWWFYGTPVRPGDKLFQERRFHDYKVADTKFAGPTMFSRGDTTHTNQHGALVARERSTAIRYLTAEATKRGMYDNQVGVVKKWTNEELIEIEALRREWLLSNRLGVSPRYDEVKVGDTLPRRVIGPHSIASFTTEYRAFLFNIWGTFEWVAPEGIDDPWVYQDPGWGEGFGFDEEDAKIDPRKRDGLYVGPSRGHIDAEKAGEVGMARAYGYGATMGAWCTDFLANWAGHDGMVRHTKADFRAPAFEGDVTYFDAEVIDKRPESEWGVPLVQIKLRLTNQDGAGLVSCTAEVELPL, encoded by the coding sequence TTGAGCAGCACGACCGAACCGACCACCGAGACCACCGGACTCGATCTCTCCGACGTCGATCATCGAGTCGGCAAACCGATCGGCGGCGGACAACTGTGGGATCCGTGCAGTACGTCGGACATCCGCCGATGGGCGATGGCGATGGACAACCCCAACCCGATCCACTGGAACGAGGAGTTCGCTCGGCAGTCCAGGTACGGCGGCCTCATCGCGCCCCAATCCATCGCAGTGGCACTGGACTACGGCCACGGCGCGGCACCCGCCTGCGTCGGTCACATCCCGAACAGCCACCTGATCTTCGGTGGCGAGGAATGGTGGTTCTACGGCACCCCGGTGCGACCGGGCGACAAGCTGTTCCAGGAGCGTCGCTTTCACGATTACAAGGTCGCCGACACCAAGTTCGCGGGACCCACGATGTTCTCCCGCGGCGACACCACCCACACCAATCAGCACGGTGCCCTGGTGGCCCGGGAACGCTCGACGGCCATCCGCTACCTCACCGCCGAAGCCACCAAGCGCGGCATGTACGACAATCAGGTCGGCGTGGTCAAGAAGTGGACCAACGAGGAACTGATCGAGATCGAGGCGTTGCGACGCGAGTGGCTGCTGTCGAACCGTCTGGGCGTCTCGCCGCGCTACGACGAAGTGAAGGTCGGCGACACGCTCCCCCGCCGGGTGATCGGACCGCACAGCATCGCATCGTTCACCACCGAGTACCGCGCATTCCTGTTCAACATCTGGGGAACATTCGAATGGGTTGCGCCCGAAGGGATCGACGATCCCTGGGTCTACCAGGACCCAGGGTGGGGCGAGGGCTTCGGTTTCGACGAAGAGGATGCGAAGATCGATCCCCGCAAACGTGACGGACTCTATGTCGGTCCGTCCCGCGGCCACATCGACGCCGAGAAGGCCGGCGAGGTGGGCATGGCGCGCGCGTACGGCTACGGCGCGACCATGGGCGCGTGGTGCACCGACTTCCTGGCGAACTGGGCAGGCCACGACGGCATGGTCCGGCACACGAAGGCCGACTTCCGTGCTCCGGCCTTCGAGGGCGATGTGACCTACTTCGACGCCGAGGTCATCGACAAGCGGCCCGAATCCGAGTGGGGCGTCCCACTTGTCCAGATCAAGTTGAGACTCACCAATCAAGACGGCGCCGGCCTGGTGTCGTGTACCGCCGAGGTCGAACTGCCGCTCTGA
- a CDS encoding class I adenylate-forming enzyme family protein: MSTPSVTAAPSVVTGSPLCDEPGLGTLTLPGFLREVTEKFGDREALVMRTAQGVVRWSYTDLWERSVEVARALRARGVGKDSRVGVLMTNRAEWLSAVFGTSLAGGVAVALSTFSTPAELDHLLKMSGVSVLLFERSIGRSDLAHVLTELEPQIASAAPGTLRSTAYPFLTYLATVGETTRHVGIDDWESFLALGGDEPRALIESTAATTLPSDTAVLFFSSGSTSKPKGILSAHRGVTIQMWRFRRMYDLSPDDNVRCWSANGFFWSGNFGMALGSTLASGGSLVLQSMFDAAEALELMEAEQVNFPVAWPHQWAALEAAPNWATVDLSAMHFVDRNTALARHSTVSTDYTEPGHAYGNTETFTITTCYAANTPAEVIAGSSGQPLPGNTVKIVDALHGSTIPVGERGEICVKGPTLMLGYLGTPLSETLDDEGFFHTGDGGYLDDAGRLYWEGRLTDIIKTGGANVSPLEVDEVLVAHPGVKVTRTVGVPHETLGEVVVACIVPHADANLEPEGVRAYLREQLASYKVPRHVLFFDDDEITLTGSAKIKSTDLRALATKRLST, encoded by the coding sequence ATGAGCACCCCGTCCGTCACCGCGGCCCCGTCGGTCGTCACCGGGTCCCCACTCTGCGACGAACCAGGCCTCGGAACCCTCACGCTGCCAGGATTTCTGCGTGAGGTGACCGAGAAGTTCGGCGACCGGGAGGCCCTGGTCATGCGGACGGCACAGGGTGTCGTCCGCTGGTCCTACACCGATCTGTGGGAACGCTCGGTCGAGGTGGCACGCGCACTGCGGGCCAGGGGCGTCGGCAAGGACAGTCGTGTCGGCGTGCTGATGACCAACCGGGCCGAATGGCTCTCGGCCGTGTTCGGCACCTCGCTCGCCGGTGGGGTCGCGGTTGCCCTCAGCACCTTCTCCACACCGGCGGAGCTGGATCACCTCCTGAAGATGTCCGGGGTGTCGGTGCTGCTGTTCGAGCGCAGCATCGGGAGATCCGATCTCGCCCACGTGCTCACCGAGCTCGAACCGCAGATCGCCTCGGCCGCGCCGGGGACCTTGCGGTCGACGGCATACCCGTTCCTGACGTACCTGGCGACGGTCGGCGAGACCACCCGCCATGTCGGCATCGACGACTGGGAGTCGTTCCTCGCGCTCGGCGGCGACGAGCCGCGCGCGCTGATCGAGTCGACCGCGGCGACCACCCTGCCCAGCGACACCGCGGTGCTGTTCTTCTCGTCGGGGTCGACGAGCAAGCCCAAGGGAATCCTGAGTGCTCATCGAGGCGTCACCATTCAGATGTGGCGATTCCGGCGGATGTACGACCTCTCCCCCGACGACAACGTGCGCTGCTGGTCGGCCAACGGATTCTTCTGGTCGGGGAACTTCGGTATGGCCCTCGGCTCGACGCTGGCCTCCGGAGGATCGCTCGTCCTGCAGTCGATGTTCGACGCCGCCGAGGCACTGGAGTTGATGGAAGCCGAGCAGGTGAACTTCCCGGTGGCCTGGCCCCACCAGTGGGCCGCGCTCGAGGCCGCCCCGAACTGGGCGACCGTCGACCTGAGCGCCATGCACTTTGTCGACCGGAATACCGCTCTCGCACGGCATTCCACGGTGTCGACCGACTACACCGAACCCGGTCACGCGTACGGGAACACCGAGACATTCACCATCACGACGTGCTACGCGGCCAACACACCCGCGGAGGTCATCGCCGGGAGCAGCGGCCAACCGCTGCCGGGCAACACGGTGAAGATCGTCGACGCGTTACACGGCAGCACGATCCCGGTCGGCGAGCGCGGCGAGATCTGCGTGAAGGGTCCCACCCTCATGCTCGGCTACCTTGGGACCCCCCTCTCGGAGACCCTCGACGACGAGGGGTTCTTCCACACCGGCGATGGTGGGTACCTCGACGATGCCGGCCGGCTGTACTGGGAAGGGCGCCTGACCGACATCATCAAGACCGGTGGCGCGAATGTGTCGCCACTAGAGGTCGATGAGGTTCTGGTCGCTCATCCGGGCGTGAAGGTCACCCGCACCGTGGGCGTTCCGCACGAGACCCTCGGCGAAGTGGTGGTGGCGTGCATCGTGCCCCACGCGGATGCGAATCTCGAACCCGAGGGAGTCCGCGCCTACCTCCGCGAGCAACTGGCGAGTTACAAGGTGCCGCGCCACGTGTTGTTCTTCGACGACGACGAGATCACCCTGACCGGGAGTGCCAAGATCAAGTCCACCGATCTCCGCGCCCTCGCGACGAAGCGTCTCTCGACCTGA